The Ipomoea triloba cultivar NCNSP0323 chromosome 13, ASM357664v1 genomic interval ATGGAGTGACTCTCACTGTAATTTAGCTCCACAATTCCTGTAGGGTCAGAGTGAGGGATTCCAGTTTTTCACACAAACTATGATGTTTTCCCCAGGGCCAAATTGAAGAATTGAATGTCTTAGCTAGTTGCAGTTCAAACCTTAATCCTGTCATTAGCAGCAGGAAAGTAGACTCTAATCCATGTCAACTTGCAAATTAaactctgattttttttttgtttttttttttgagaacaaaatTAAACTCTGATCTAAAGTGGTGTTTTTCATGGGCTCAATGCATAGGGGTATCAGTTGGCCTACCGAgttattagttaattaaggaAAAGGTTGCTAATTATAGAAATTGAAGGAAAGCTAGGCAGCACTTACTAACATGCAATGGTGGTCAAAAAGGGTATGTAGCAACATGACAACTATCCTCATTAATTTATATGCTTATGTAAGCAATTGGAATCTCTTGTCTTTTAACTAATCGTGCAACAtcatttaactttttattttcagAATGAGATTGATTAGAAAAGTTTATTGTGTAGATCAGTATTGGTGCCGATGGTATTATATCGTATTTAAATGTGTATATTGTTCTTTGTTGTATTAGATATTATcagtattaatattaatagttagTATCTAATATAATTAAGCACTTAAATTAGAAGCTCAACAAACAAGAGCAACAGGCAAGTACTTCGTTCCTTTAACAAAAGTGTTTGCAAAATTTTTCGAAGAAGAGAGTTGAGAGAGACGGATATTGGAAAGGaaacaaaacaataattttaaagtTCTCAAAATTAGCAGAAAAAACAATCTGGCAACAACAAGGAGCATTAAACCAATGAAAGCAATGAAATTCCTTGACATGAGGAAAATTTACAACATAATATGCAATTGATACACTAACGTTAGAGTTTGCCAATGTTAGACCTGACTTTTTAgaacacaaaataataataataataataatactcttaAAGAATCCTGACTGTTTCAAACGATATGGGTGTTGTGTTATCAATAATCAATCGACatcttaaaattttctaatgcttttatattaaaaagttcaaaaaaataaagatgaacATCTTCTCAATTACATGACTTTTGAGTGTTGTTATAAGTTTAAATATTGGAGGTaagctcatcatcatcatcaaaatatCAACATCCAAAACATAATATCTCCCTACCAAGGACAAGGGGAGATGACGCGTTtgggttaattgtttttcaatTCGACGGCATTTCTCGGATAAACggaaaaatacaaaacacaaaaaataaaaaataaaaaacgaaATGGATTCTGATGCCGATCGAACTGCTGATGTGGCTACTTTATCTCAGTGGATGACTGGATCGGACggtctttattttattttattttattttaaaataaaaaaaatgatgtcgTCACTCGTCAACaccatatatttaattatatgaaaattgGTCCTTCGATTGTCAACGCGTTAACACGAGAAATTTCCTACTCTGTCGACGATTTATTACGTCATACTTTAACCCAACAAAATATGAGCTGATGAGCATCTTAATTGTACCATTGTTATACCGTAGATCAGGGTTTATATTGCAATGTGAAGTCtggtacaaaaattatgtatattcagttaacatattttgtacctacagttaacagtttatgtacatgtaaacaaaaaacttgataattgttgacacataatatgatagttacatgtacagaaactatCAACTAAATGTACAAAATGTGTCTAGTATAGATAcagaataaatgaataattaattacacataatatgatagctacaagtacaaaaattgtcaactacaggtacaaaatgtgtcaactataaATACAGAATCTAAAGATTATTTTTAGATCAGGGTCTAAAATGCAAGGTAGTCATTAgaccatggtataatttgctttAATTGTATTAGTGTAATAATCAAGTAGTTTTTGATGCATACCTACTTTATGTTGGAATAAAATATATGGATCGTGCATGCATACATAAAACTAAAGATAATTAGCATTAATGAGTAGTTTATTAGGCCAAAGTGGGCTGACCTAATATCTTTCTGGCTTGCTAATGAAGAAGCAGCTTTTTATGTActtaaaacaagaaaaggaCTTGAGAAAGGCATGCTCGTTTAGGGTCACCAAAGGTTAATTGAGTTTATTTATGTGGGTGTTCATGTATCTTTAATTTGGACcacttgattaattaattaattaatccatGTTTAATCAAGCTTAACACTAAGGTCTTGTATGTGATGGGGAATTAAGTTTGTGTGGAGCACTTGCGGTTTTCCCCATTCGCTTACTACTACTTTTTGGTAATATAAGCTACTTTGTTCTTACATGCATAACCCTCTTTTCACCAACTTTAATTAATAGGCtagttaattatatattatgcttCTCATAATCATACGAGCATATTCATGAGTAGGCAGGCATGGGAAAATAGGACACCGACAACTTGTGATCTAAGCGGGAGTGATTTTTGTTCTTATCATATGCGATTGCGCGTTTAAACCTtgtaaatattgtaaaatatgtcaGTAGATGATATGATATCCTCATATGACATGTAGGGGTacggtgtttggtaaatagctgttggCTGATTGTGTTAGTGGCTTTGACTAGTtaatagcattagctgattgtagaaagatgtttgataaattaactgatagatgataactgattacatacaaaataactttctcaaaaaattgattgaaaaaatcTGCTTTTGAGTGTTTGCAAAGAAGGTTTAAAATGAGTATGCCACTTAATTGGCTCCGCACTAATATGCAAAACTTCCGCCGATAAGACATCTTGGTCCATGCATGGTGAAGAATTTTCTCCCATAATTATTACTGGTATTAATGCAATGTgacattaaagaaaaatattacaaaaaaaaaaaaaagagagataaTTTGATGATATGACTTTGAAGTCGAATTGAAGCAATCATTGTCAAAATTAAGCTGTTGGGGATAATAATGCCGTCATTAAAGAACAAAATTCACGGCAATAGACAAGGATATAAAGGTATGAGGTAGGTTATATTTCGGTTTAACATTGATTAATGATTAAGATATGATTTTGAAATTAATGGAAATTAGAGGACTAAAATACATGCAATAAACTCTGTTAGAACGAGCACAGAAGTGGAATACTATAaagaatatattaatagaataatagctatgaactgatactacattgtaacacaatcagtagtacttaaaaaaaattaataggtaTGAAAACAACATACACCCTGGGCAACTTATTCCAATTGGCCTGATAGTTGGTATAATAGTTGTAAGATTTCAAGTTTCACACTTCATGAGAATTGACTCTGTTAGTTTGATCCGATCAACCATGAACAACATAGATTGGTTAATATCCTTATGGTTCAAAGCCCACAATCTTACACTACCTTTAAAGAGGTGGCTAAGTGGGTAGAATAAAATTCTCATACTAAAGATTGATTATTACCAACATCTTCTTGGTCGAGTCTATCACACGCAATCTTTTTAATGTGGTTcacatttaatttagtaatGTTTATCTAATGCATACTTTTAAATAGTGACTGATGATTTCATTCTCTCATCGCCAAAAACAATCTCAAAGTTACATTTATAATGTGAAAATAATTGAGCTCTAAATCTTTAATCAAGATTGCTTCCCTTAAAAGTGACATGTGCATGACAGGGTGGTAAACAAAGTCCTATTAATTGGTGGCGCGATATCTTAAATCATGAAGCATGGTGACGTTTACATTAAAGATCTCATTCAATCTCAAAATGgataaattatatatctatataccaACTCAATTGTAAAATTTTGTTAGTAACACATAAAACccattttttaatactatcGACTCtgtttatttcaaaaaaaaaatactatcgactctgttataatgtagtatctattcatacatattttttaaatacacttcatatctgttcatacatattttttAAGTACACTCATTGAATAGTGACTACGCTATTCCTTGTTACCCATAAAAACTcaaatttaagaatatttttaaagtgtGGCTTCTATCGTAGCATAATAAAAGGGTGTACAAATTAATGTATAAACAAGAGATTGTAATCACAATATTATATtcgtattatattaaaatattattatataattctttGTAAGTACATCATTAATAACATATTGTAATTAAGTACAACTTATTTTTATTCCATTTATGACAGCTGCGTATGGGTAATTACTTTTAAGgtttaaaatttacattgtaTTGAACTAGCCTAGCTAGGTATCTAGCTAGGGTATGCACACATGACACACCCTGGCTTGATCACCATTATTAACTTCTACACTTGGAAACCCACtccaaaaatagtaaaattagtacaaattttaatacattaaagtCTTTGTGATCTGTGGAGGTTCTTTTTGTTGGGTCAAGAGCCCTAGTAGCACCCAAAAGGTGCACTTTAAACATTTTTCAAGCAAAAATAGtacacttacaaaaaaaaaaaaaaacttttctaGTTTCAGAGTTATGCACCTaagaaaagttaaaaataaataaataaatcgaGGTTGGTGCTCGTTGGCGACCACCCTGCTCATTTTTTAAGGTTGGAAAAATCACCAATAATCACGAGGTGTTCTTAATATATCCTAATTATAGAAGACATCTTTAAACTCATACCATACTCAGATTAATCTCCGATTGCATCGAGTCAGCCCAATTAAGGGACAAACCATATTggttttttttcatataagatGGGTTTTGAACTCTCGACTTCTCTAAAAAGATAAGAGTAAATGGCCATTCACGCCAATCAAATTGattatttaatgaaaattttgaaatttagaagGAATGTTGATACTTAAATGGATAAATTAACCTTACAAAACAACGATTTTCAAACTTTTACACCAGGAACTAACATAATTTGCATGTAAGGGGATATAAACACcacttcaataaaaaaaaattaaattaaaaaaggaacaaaaCTTATACCTCAAATTATTAAGGGCTACCAGCAACACGGATTGTTAATACAACTGTAAGATTAgtcaaagtaattttttttcaaaaaaatctaTTTAACCTATTTACGtattttgattagttgatagtaaaataaagatttttttcttctaaatttaCCATAAAATAGTTCACCACAATGTgttagtaaaaagaaaaaaaaaatcatatgtgATGAAGTAGTGATTGCCTGATTGGGCATTAAATTAGGTGAATAGTTGACCCACTGATTTGGGTTGCCTACTCACACAGGGATGGGGTTTGGAATCAAATTGAATTCAATTGTCTTCATTAAAAGTATGTTTGAAGTACTATTGAAAGGAGGAATTTAATCtaacttagggtgcgtttggttcgcacataggaatcggaatcggaatgggtatcaaatacttggtaatggtaatgggttttggtgaaagtatttaacatgtttggtaggtgggtggaatgggaatgattattaatagttgaggaaaaaaggaggaagggagatgaaacccttatttaataagggtatgggttttgtcattaatggggtattccaaacccatagtagcattcacaaaacctatcaaccaaacacaaacaatcactttcatacccattccttatgcctaaacccaccaaccaaacacacccttaaaataTTAATGATATCATAATACTAGGTTAAACACCTAGCCGACAAACCAAAAAGATGTGGCTTAGTGGAGGATGATTTCatattactttaatttggttcaaatgtcatatatatatatataatttttatcgGGTACCATTGAATGTCCCACTGAACTTAgtataaatttcaaatttcttataaaattttttGGATTACGCACTGTCCAAGAGATATTGATACCGATCAACACTGGACTTTTCTATATATACGCACACTAGTATGCACACTATTAATTTTTAGTATTAAACTtgctttataattaaaaaaaactattggTTTAATAAGCGAAAATGACTTAAATCATTTAAGTATGAGATAAAATTTAGATTCATTTAAATGAGGTCTAATCATAGTAGTTAGAGAAGGGTAAAATTGGATGGGACTTATGCCTACCTAACACAAAATAATATGTATTATCCAAAATTTTCACAAGCTAAGGAAGCACACACATTTATACTAATGCCATACCATATATGCCCTTTGACTTTTTTTGCATgtttattgcaattttaatcTAGAAAGTGGATCCAACAAGAGAAGGTGGGTAAGCTATTTTAGTCAAAATAGTCtctggaattattattattattattattattattattattattattattaaaaaaaatactagtcATATATAGTTTGGGCAGTAAGGAATTTTCAGATTGTGTGGGCTGGGGATGTGTGATAATCCAAAGACATGAAAAACACAGATTATGACTATGAGGACATGCAATTAACGGGAAATTGGgggcaattttatttttattcttattattttttttttataaaaaagattATTCCATCAAGGAAAGAAGGTTGCTCttcttgttcaaaaaaaaaaaaggttgctCTTCTGTCCCTATCAAGAAATATTTGAGGATCAACTTTGTTTTCTGGACATAATAGGTCGGCtttattttgggaaattttaagaaaaagaaacataaattttgtttattttggagGGGCAACAGTGCAAAACTGCAAACATAATTTGTCCTTTGCAAATATTGACAGTTCCATGAAAAACATGTTtctatattatctatatatatatatccatttaGGAGTTGGGTCATATTGTTGATTTGGTAACCataagattacaagtttgactcttagCGAGTGACAATTTATTGACAGCTTGGTTTGAGTTCATAAGCTATGAGCAATCTATGTTGGTTTACCTTTTTGTGATcattgccggctaggatcacaaggtAGGGTTTATCTAGCTAAGGCAATAAGGAGGTTAACCAGACTAGAttctttgtcattttttttttgagtactactaactctgttataatgcaatatatgttaataactactttctcaacttattgaaacacaaagagttaatatcgtttccactaaggctcgaacccacccattctatatgagagtgcaactgggtgccactagacaaCAAGGTCTTAACATATTCTTTGTCGGTTAGGACCACAAGATGGGGCTACTGGAATTACCTATACTTGCCAAGTACTACAAGAATATTTGCCAATCTAGTTTCCTATCATACTATCGGACTAACTTGGTTAAAGTTGCCTCTAAAATGGATGGTATTTATAAGGAATGGAAGAAAAGGTACTGCAAGGGAATGGAAGGAAATGATGATGGTACATGGaatattttcattcatgtggagTGTGGCTTTTATTCTTTGGtctattatatataatgaattgtGTGGCATCAACATTATATTGTGTACTGCACTACTGCACATCAAGTGGTTTACAAAGGCTTAAACACACCCCCAGTCCCCCACCCGCCACCCCACAACACCCACCCCACCCCAACTGGTCCCCACACCCACAAAACTATTCATGGGCAACACACTTTTTTGGGCTACAAATTCCCCCACTCCTTCACTCATCCTTCATCCAACAATTCTATTTTGATCCCTCACAATATATCCTCAGCTCtctgctcttcttcttctccatcttcttcttctgagGATTGATTGAAAGTTATCCATTTACAAACCTTAATTTCCTCGAACTTCTTCTAGatcatatttttatatatatatttttcttaatatatatatttgtcctCTTATTATATTCCACCATGTCAACCATAGTATATCAACAACAAGGCAATCTCCAGTCCTGTTTTGAGCCTCAAATCTTCGAGATAACCGCCACACTAAAGCTGAAGGTGCCGCCGTCTTCGCCGCCGTGCCAGGGCGGTTGGAGTATACTGCAGAGCCTCTCCGGCATTATTTCCAAAGACGCGGCGGCGTGGGAGAAGGAAGCGGCGTACGTTCACCCCCTGGCGCGGCGGTCGGCGTCGTCGTCGGCGCGGCTGAGCGAGAAGAGCCTGGCGCTGTGCACGGAGGCGCTGGGGAGCGAGACGGGGACTGACATGATTGAGAGCAGCAGCATTTTCTCGTCGGCGGCGCTAATTGCTTCCCCTGCGCCGACGAGCCGGCTTGCTTCCCCTGAGCCGACGAGCCGGCAGGAGGAATCGCTGACGTCATCGCAACAAATCGAATCACGAAACGTTACCTCCTCCGCCGGCGCGTACAGATCGATGAATCATAACAGTAACAGAAATTCacgaaataataataattttccgCCTCCCTTGACGACGATTAGCGGCGGCGCGAATTCTCTGCGGGTGAAGCCCCACCGCGAAGGCGGCAGGTTGATAATCAGGGCGGTGGAGACGCCATCGAAGCGCACTTATCTCCAAGCCGAGCGGAGCAATGGCCGCCTTAGGCTATCCTTTTTCAACGCCGATCAAAGCGTTGATTATCCTCAAATCACCACGACCGAGGAAAACGACGTCGACGTCGACGGCGAGGAATTCAAAGAGGAAAGCGACGAGATTGAGAGCGACATTAATGGCGAAGATGAAGTTTCAGAAGTCCAAGAgcttgaagaagatgaggaaaaagaagaagaaggagaagaagaagaaagtgacGTGTACATGGCAAGGGACATGGATGGGAATACGTCGAATGTTGAGGTGGAAATGGGAATTAAGAAATGTCTGCTAAGCAGGTGCAAGGAAAGTGGACATAGTCAATGGGGGGAGCCTAAGACTTTGTGGGTGTCTActtgaaaaaccaaaaaaaaaaaaaaagttttgtttttttttagattaatttgaatttctttttctcaaattttaatCCCACATTTCCTCTATTTTACcatcttttaattaatttccttCTCTATTATACTTTTTTTCATCTTCAATACTACATATATGCACCCCATGCATGTGGCTGGTACTCTGGTagttaatattgttatatatgaaCAATggatacatatatgtatgaatttttaaaaactcgCAAAATTTTTAAGAAGTTGAACTTGTTTGGTGACTCAGAAATgtaaaatatatcatatattcCCGACCATGAAATTTATTGTACAAATGTACAATAAATAGAGTACGTCGACACTTTAATTTAAAGAGACTAAACTCTTGATGTTAACATGTGACACAGATCAGATATATATGATTGATACAAGAAAAGCAATGGAGAATTTTTTCATCCTTTAAGCTACAAtatctcataataataataataatttttttttttacacaagtTCTACTTCGATGATGAATCAGTCTTCGTAATGtcttatcattattatttattttcaactgGATTcgttattaaaatttttaaaattagtgtaCCACATCTCACAATATAATAAAACCTCATTCAAAAGTCTTCATAATGTCTTACACATAATACTGAGCTTcaaaaacaatataatgcaaaaaatttcttcatttgaATGTATCACATCTCACAATAAAACCTCATTCAAAAGTCATGCATCCATTTGACTTAAGATGTTTAATTTTCCTATATCATAGGGTTTTCGACAACAACGTAACTGAGGTAGAGGCAGACTCAACACAAGAGGTGAAATGACTCGAGAGTCGGAGCACATTGCTAAGTCTAGTGGGTATGTAGCATCACATTGCTAAGTCTAGTGGGTATGTAGCATCTCGATCGGAAGTGTGTATGGAAATGATAGATAAGAGTTAGTTAGGATATTAAACTTGAGCATATCTATAGAGAACAAAATAGAGTTACTGACTTTTTAGCTATAATTTCggtataatataataagagATTGCTTAGTTTTGAAGAACCTCCTATGACCATTTGCTAGGTTCTTGAGGAACACATAATGGGATACCGTCACTCTGGAGGGTCTGGTTTGTGGCGAGTGATagtttttatttacatttttaggTGCCACTgcacttttttctattttaaaaatgtataatttaaattcaaataaagacTAGAATTAAACAAgtttgccaaacaccttgtgttcATGTGACATATTTGTGACTCTCCTTGAAGTAAGGTCACAGGATCGAAAAAGtatattaaacatatactacatcgTAATAGAGTTGATAGTACTTAAATTATTAAACagttttttttacaaaaatatatatttttaaacttaCAAAAACAAAACTCTAAAGTGGGGAGGTCAGATTAtttatatgattaattaatattctaaagtgagataattaattaattaattaacaaaactaAGGGTAGGTGTACTAGGGCTATTAGATAGATGCTGAATCGGCTAGATAATGCTGTTTCATGTTCCACGATGTTGGAGGTTAATTTACagttttatgattatttttttagttattcaGATTACGAGTTTTTACATAAATTCATGTATGCAAGTGTAAGACAAAATTATTGCTTTCTTAATAGTCATTCAAATCAATCTTAACTGCAATCTATACATACAAAGCCTTAAAAATCTTCATGTACCATATGTCACAATCATATCATTGTTGTCTATATATCATGTGCATTCTAGTCACGTACATATGCAACTGTCATGCTGCAACTGCATGTTTTTTTAGTAGGGTGATTGACGTTGATCGAGGCGATCTATCGTATTAGTAATTATGAGCGAGCAATACACGtgattataaataattaaatatttttagatattaCCTTGATGATGTCCCTTTTTGATtatttaagggaaaatggtcaaataggccctcgaacatttcataagaagtcaattaggttcacaaacttttaaaatgtgcaattagaccctcaaacatgtcaaaataagaCAATGAAAcccacgaacaggtaattgacctgttattaccggtcatTTGGAATTTTCGGCGACCGGCGACACTTTCCAGCCCCCGACGACACAGTCCGGCGACTGGCGACGACCgaatcgtcgccggtcgccgttcggatggtcgccttcttcacggagaaggcgacTAGAAATGGCcgccttcttcacggagaaggcaaccagagTTCTGGTCaccttcttcacggagaaggtgaccagatctggtcgccttctccgtgaagaaggcgGCCATttctggttgccttcttcacggttgccttcttcacggagaaggcggCCATTCGCCGGAgacggcgaccggcgacgattcGGTCGTCGCCGGTGGCCGGTGGCCGGTCGCCGGAAAATCCAAatgaccggtaataacaggttaattacctgttcgtgggcTTAATTGccttattttgacatgtttgagggtctaattgcacattttaaaagttcgtgtaactaattgacttcttataaAATGTTCGAgcacctatttgacccttttcccattatttaataatatctATCGACTTGTTTAGTAACACTTCAATAAAAAATACAGACAGAGTTTGTGATGATGTAATTATTAGTCGTCACCACACATACCTCTCAATGCCACGTTTGGTTATTATTAGCTTTGTTAGACAAATTAATCAATTCTATTGAAAATATTCCTCAAgtaaccaaatttatatttggtatatttacatattcaatcacattaaagaaaaaaaaactatagaaaATATGTTTacatgatatatttttaataaatgaaaaggaaaaaatgtaTACATGATATATTTGgaataagatatatatacacctcTTCTTAAAAACATATAGCTTGCATATACAAGATTTTTTCCCTTAAGGTAgtgtaaaaatttaataatgtacATACTAGTGTACAAGTATTTCTGATATGTATTTTTGAAGGTCTTCTACCCAATTGTGCAATTGTTATATTGCATATATACAGGGCGGACCCAAAccaaattatgtacatacatattacaattgacacacacacacacataaagtaATGTAAGGTAGACCGTGGTCTATGATTTGATATAATATGTGTCAGTTGTGACATATGTCGTGATTTACCTCATCCTTCTGTTTTCAAGGTAAGAATGATGAAGGACTTAAATTTAATAATGCATAATACattgatttttcttctttacaTATCGAACACAACTTTTTTAATACAGAAAAAATCACACCAATCGATTGATTTTATGCTAAAAGATTGCGAGTAACATGCAACTTGTTTAGTTGCATGTTCTTGGTGTTGAAAAACGGGTTTTTGTCACATTGAAGCATAGTATCTAACAAAAATGGGGTTCTCATCACACATATATAGCTATAGGGTAGTCCAAGCTAGTCCAAACTTGCAATTTCAAAAgctctacaaactttttttgcttttgttgaCAAAGTTAGGCTCAATTAATATTGAAACGTGAAAAGATTCCAAATGTCTAAATAAGGGGGAGAAAAAACCAAAGGTGTACCTTCAAAATCTTCCATGGGAAATTAATTCTAAGGGTGCATGTGAGACATAATATGAAGAGAGGCCTATGTGTGTGCATGATGATGACAACGTTACGGCGTTCAAACTTTGCTAAAGACTCATTTTGGGGTTTCAAAAAGGAATTTTTGTtggatttttattatattgcatGCCACACACCAAATTAAAGTTATTATATGTGAATAAATGTATAATGCAGCCGCCCTTGTTCTTGTCAATAATGGTATCTAGCTACCTAAGCCTATCATGGCTAACCTAATATTCTCTTAGGTCAATGTTTGACCTAATTAAAGCACCCATTGAatagtattatatatgtttttcacTTGATGAGTTGATGGTGAAACCTTGGATAGTTTGATAATGGGTAAACAACTAAACAAGAGTAGTCCACTAGAttgaggttatatatatatttaaaatcaattaataGTACGGATAATTGATTGTGCACTTAAAATTTATAAGGTGCACTCAAGTGTATGCATTATAGCTTATTCGCTAATAACAGATAATTCACTCATGATTTATAATGGTGCACTATATTCAagtatgtgtattatatattagtTATCTGCGGATGCATtattaaacatattttaaagcattttaataattatgaaaaggTCAccatattttta includes:
- the LOC116001845 gene encoding protein FANTASTIC FOUR 1, which translates into the protein MSTIVYQQQGNLQSCFEPQIFEITATLKLKVPPSSPPCQGGWSILQSLSGIISKDAAAWEKEAAYVHPLARRSASSSARLSEKSLALCTEALGSETGTDMIESSSIFSSAALIASPAPTSRLASPEPTSRQEESLTSSQQIESRNVTSSAGAYRSMNHNSNRNSRNNNNFPPPLTTISGGANSLRVKPHREGGRLIIRAVETPSKRTYLQAERSNGRLRLSFFNADQSVDYPQITTTEENDVDVDGEEFKEESDEIESDINGEDEVSEVQELEEDEEKEEEGEEEESDVYMARDMDGNTSNVEVEMGIKKCLLSRCKESGHSQWGEPKTLWVST